Part of the Lentimicrobium sp. L6 genome, CAGATTACTCTACTCAAGTCTTAAGCATATGGGTCGACTTTAATCAGGATTTTACATTTCAATCCACCGAATTAATACTAGCAGATTTCCTAATTGAATCATCTGGAACTGTTTATGAAGTAGACATTCCAATACCTGGATATGCCCTACCTGGCAGCACTACAATGAGGGTAGGGGCTCGTTTTTCAGCAGTTTCTTCACCAGACCCTTGTGCCACATTTTTATATGGAGAATGGGAAGACTATTCAATAGAAATTACAGGAGAATCTATCAATCTTGACGCATCAGTCATTTCAATTGATATGGAAACAATCATAGAACCAGGAGATCTTATTCCTGTGGCCACTTTCCAAAATAAAGGAATTCAACCGATTTCTTTCCCTGTTACTTGTTCCATAGAAGGTAGTTCTTACACTTCCACTAAAGAAGTAACAGAATTGGGATACGGTGAAACCATTCAGATTGAATTTGATGTATGGAATGCAGCTACAGGTTCATATACCATTGAGGTTTCCAGCGATTTAGATGGAGACGAAGTTGTTGAGAATAATACACTTAGCCATGATGTTATCATTGCTCCGTGGGTGCCAGAAAAAATGGTTGTTGGAGAAGAAGGTACTGGAACTTGGTGTGGATGGTGTATTAGAGGACATGTTCTTATGGATTCTTTGAAGATGAAATATCCTGACACCTGGATTGGAATTGCTGTTCATAATGGTGATCCAATGCTTGTACCCGAATATGATGAAGGATTAGGAGCCTATGTTGTTGGATATCCGAGTGGTGCAATTAATCGAGATATTGTGGTAGATCCTTTAGATTTTGAGGCCGCGTATCTAGCAGAAATTGAAAAAGTAGCACCAGCAAGTATCATTATTGAAGATAAGGTTTTTAATGAGGAGAGCAGAGAGCTTACATTTACTTTAACATCGGAGTTTATTGTTTCTGCATCAAATTATAGGTTTAATGCAGTAATCATGGAAAATGAAGTAACCGGTACTGGTGCAGGCTGGGACCAAGCAAATTATTATTCAGAAGGGGCAGTAGTCATGGGTGGTTATGAAAATCTACCAAATCCTGTTCCTGCTGAAGATATGATTTATCAAGATGTAGCTAGAGCTATTTTGGGTGGTTTTGAAGGTGAAGAAAGCAGTTTGCCGGGAATAATAAATGCAGGCGAAACTCATAGCTGGGAATTCTCTACTATCATAGACGAAGAATGGGATATAGACCATATTGAAGTAGTTGGTATGCTTTTAGACTATAATACAGGAGAAATAATGAATGCTACCAAAAATCATTTATTAGTTACAAGTGTTTCAGGACTAAAGACTATCGATGATATTACTATTTATCCAAATCCAGCAAAAGATAAAATTAATATTGCCAATATGGAAAGAGGAGATATTCACATTTATACTTTAAATGGTGTTTTGGTTAAATCCATTTTTGATGTAGAAGGCGATATAAACATAAATATTGCTGAAATAAGTTCTGGAATATACTTTGTAAAGGCCATCTTAAACAAACAAACCATCACTAAAAAACTTGTGATAGAATAGTTCATTAATTTGATTAGATACCCCGGGTTTCAATAATTGAAATTCGGGGTTTTATATTTATCAAAATAATTCAAAGTAGGGCATAGTTCAAAACATTGCCCTTGGCTTTTGGTTATTGAGCTAAAAACAATTATTTCTATGAAATTCATTACAATCGGTAAGCCTCTATGAATGCTTTGCTAAGATGTATTATGAGAACCCCTTGTAAACCTATTTCATGCCGCGTTCTTTCAAAAGCGCTTTCAACTCCTTATCCTGATTGGGTTTGTTTACCAGCTTATAGATAATAAACAAAGGAACTAAAGTAACTAATCCCCAAGTGCTATAAACCACACTATAGACAATGATTCCAGCAAGGAAACCTATGATAAAGGCGTTTATGGTGGCTGTGGATTTCATTTTTTTTGCTTCTGCTTTCAGCTCTTCATCGCTTAATGAGTGTAAATCTTTTTGTTCCATTTATTGTTGTTCTAATAGAAATAATTTGGCCTACAAGTAACAAATTGTTTTTCAGAAAGTCAATACTAGAATTTTCTATTCTGAATTGTTTTCTCAATTCTATTTTTGATAGTCCACTACCTTTGCATCATGCCTACAAATCATTTTAAGTTAAATACATTTCTAGACCATGAAGAGGAGGTTTTTCATGTGGCACGTACTACTATTAACTCAAAAAACGATTTACAACTTCATCGCCATGGCTTTTGTGAGATTTTTTGGGTAAAAGAGGGTAGTTGTATTCACTTGGTTAATAAGCAAGAACTTCCTCTGGAAAAGGGATGCTTATGCCTGATTCGGCCAGAAGATCAGCATACTTTCAAATTAAATAAAAGTCAAGAAAGTATGGTCATCACCAATATTGCCTTTTTTCAAGATAGCCTTGACTATTTTAAGGATAGATATTTCAGAAATAGCAGCAACTATTTTTGGTCAGAAGACCAACAACCTTTTACCATTCAACTGGATTCTGATCAATTGAACGAATTGTCTGCTATCACTGACAGATTGATAGGACAAGCAAGAAACTCTCTTCATTTAGATTACCTTATGATTCAGGTTTTTAGAATGATTAACTGCCTTGAGGAAAGTCAAAACCATATACCAGCTTGGTTGGCCTATGCATTGGAAAACTATAATACTCCAAATAGATTTAAAAAAGGCGTGCAAGGTTTTGTTGAGCTTACTGAGCGTTCTGTAGATCATGTGAATAGAATCCTTAAAGAACATCTAAAGCAAACCCTTTCTGAAACGGTGATTAAAGCGCGATTGCAATATGCAAGTCAACAGCTGATTATGACCAATTCTTCCATAAAATCTATATGTTATGATTGTGGGTTTGAGTCTGTTTCTTATTTCTACCGGCTTTTCAAAAAACATATGCATCAAACTCCTGTTGAATACAGAGGGAAAAACAGAAAGATTTTCTAATTTTGATTAAGGCTCTTTCCTACAAGTAACGCAGCTCTCCCGAGCTGCAGTTTAACCAATTCTATTCTCATCGAATAATTGCACCGTTCAGAAGAACTGTGTTACTCCGAGAGAATATCGCTATAGAGCAATAAATCAACTCCTCCCATCAATATATTTCTTTAAACATCTGCAGAAAGGTATTAGTTTTGTCTAAAACTGTAATTACCATCATATCCAATCTTGAAAACCATAAATACATTAAAATGAAACATTTATTATTGACTTTACTATCCTTTGGAATTCTATTTAGTTCTTGTGAGAGCCAGACTAAAATTAAACAGAATACTGGAGTTGAAATAGATTTAGCCGAAGAAGTAAAAGCAGAGTTTGTTCGCTCATGGGAAGGCTATAAAAAATATGCCTGGGGACACGATGTATTGCTTCCGCTCTCTAAAAGTTACCAAGATTGGTATGAAGAGTCTTTGGCAATATCTCCTATCGATGCCTATAGCACCATGAAAGTAATGGGCTTGGATGAATATGCTGAGGAGGTTGAGAATTATGTAATCGATTCCATTAGTTGGGATAAGGATTTGTATGTAAAAACCTTCGAAGTAAATATTCGTATTTTGGGTGGTTTATTAGCGATGTACGAGTATACTGGTAAACAAGAAATTTTAGATAAAACTGAGGAGTTTGGGCAGAAGATGTTGGCTGCTTTCGATTCTCCAACCGGAATGCCTTATTATTGGTTTAATCTAAAAACAGGAGAAGCAAAAGGCTCTAAAATCAATGTGGCTGAGGCCGCTTCCTATATGATGGAAATGGGCATTTTGAGTTATTACACCAAGAATCCTATCTACTATCAAACTGCCAAAAAAGCCAATTTAGCCGTTTGGGAAAGAGTTTCAGATATCAATTTGGTAGCAGAACTCATCGATGTAGAAAGTGGAGAATGGAAGCATGGAACCAGCCATATCTGCGCAGGAATCGACTCTTACTACGAATATCTTTATAAAGCCTACCTCCTCTTTGGTGATGAAGATTTAAAACCCATTTGGGAGAAAAGTATTCATGCAATAAATACATATTTGGTAGATGAAAGCGATACTTCATTTTGGTACCGTAGAGTAGATATGCACACAGGAGAAAAACAAACCAAATTCATGTATGCCGATAATAATGAAATAAGAGAAGGAGGAATAGTAACACTGTATGATGCCTTTTTCCCGGCTGTTTTGGCTTTAAGTGGAGATATTGAAAGAGCCGAAAAAAACCAAGCTACTTGGGATTGGTTGTGGAACCAATACGGTCTAGAACCTATGATTTACGATTATGATAGAGCGGTTCCTACCTATCCTGTTTACGACTTAAATCCAGAAATCATAGAATCAGCTTATTATTTATTACACTTCACAGGCAAGAAAATATATGAAGATATGATTGAACAATATTGGAGAGACATCATGAAATATTGTCGTACCGATGTGGCCTTTTCCTCCATTAAAGATGTGCAAACCATGGAGAAAAAGGATTATATGCCCACCTTCTTTTTTGCCGAAACCATGAAGTATTTTTACCTGACCTTTACTTTAGAGGAGGGTGATTTTAATCTTGATGACCATATCTTTACTACAGAAGCTCATCCTTTTAAACGCTCTTCTTTTGATATAGAGGAAGCACAAGTTAGATTAGGTTTTTAGAGTTACTCATTCGGTTTTCAGTTCGAATTAGGCCAATAATAATTGTGTCTGAAGGGAGAAATACCTTACCGCGTAGCGGTTTAGTTCTTATATAAGGTTCTTGCCAAGTTTTTCTATTCCCCGTAGGGGATTTGCTTTCATTGCTGCTAGTCTTCTATTGAAGTTTTTATAACATATGCTCTACAAGGAAATGGAAAACTTTTTCTATATTCTTTTAAAAAAGCTGATCGGGCGATGCTTTGTGATGTTTGAAAGAATTATAAGAGAACAATCATTACCATTTTGCGATGATGTTTGCTTTTCATAAAAAAGGGAAGGATGAAGCGAAGGTTCGTTTGAACCTGTTGGAGTCGTGCAAATGCTTGTCCACTTTTTGAGTTTACCACAAATGCATGATTACATATTCTTTAAACCCCTAATAATCTAGAAACATACCAAAAAAGGGCGTAATAAAAATTACGCCCTCATTAAATCAAATCCTAAAAATTATTCAATTATAAGCTGTTTATGAATTCTTCCTTTTTCGGTATCAATAAGAATAGTGTATATTCCTGATACCATTTTAGAAGTATTTACCTTATAATCAGCTGCATTCACATTCATCTCTTGAACTTTTTGACCTGTTTGGTTATAAATAATAACAGACTTCATGGTATATTCTGATGTAATATTTACATAGTCTTTAGCTGGGATTGGATAAATCTGAGTGGACAAGGCTAATTCTTCAGAAACACCTAAAACCACATCTACAACATGTTCATTTGATGGTTCAGACTCACCCTCAGTATATAATGAAGTTACATAATAAGTATGAACTCCAATATCAGATGTATTATGTGTAAAGGAAATATCATTTGTAAATCCAATTTTTTCAAAATCATTTGAGTTTAACTTGTGATAAACATTATATCCTAACAAACTCTTTACAGAAGATTTAGACTCTGCTTTTCTCAAGCTAATATTATCCAGAGAAGTAGCATTACCTTCATTATAATTATCTAACACATTTTCTCTAAAAGCCACATAAATAGGAGTGCCATTTTCAACTATGCTAGTCAAATCATAGTAATAATAGATCCAACCAATAGGGGTACCCACAGGTAAATCAATAATATCTACTACAATATCAAATGCCTCTGGATTATCAGGAGTAGTTGTTGATATACGAATCTCTATATGCTCAGAATAATCATCTCTGTAGGTACCCATCCAAAAGCCTAGTGTATCTCCTTCAGAATAGGTGAGTTGTGGTGTTACTAACCACTGATCACTCACTGGGTCTCCTCCAGTTAACCAAGTAGCATAAGCCTGAAATTGACCACCATCTGGACAAGCAGTAATAGATCCACCTGACCATCCTGCAACATCCTCTCCAACCATTACTTGCATCCATCCTGAACCACCATCCATATTAAATTTAGACCATCCTTCAGGTAAAAAATCACCTTCAAAACCCTCAAAGAAATTTGCAGAAGGCGTAGAAACAGTCTCCCAACTCAACATAATATCCTGACCATGCTCAACTTCTGCAGGCCCAATAAGATTAGTCGGCGCTTCTAAACCTGATGATGTTTCATTCATATCTACATTAATATCATCGATGAGGATATTTCCATTGCCTGCTTCGCTAAAGCCATGCCAACCGACATAATAGATACCATCTTCATCTGGCGTAAAAGATGCATTTGCGGGTTGGTATATATTGTTAAGAGCAAACATTAAATCTTCAAATATAACTTCACTTGTCATGGATGCTGCATTGGGTTCTGTTCCAAATTTCACTTCTAGATTTTCATAATAAGCATCCGAACTAGAAGTATAGAAGAAGTTAACATTATACGTTTCCCCGCCTAATAATTCAATACCAGGAGAAAAGAACCAATCATTCATTTGTTCGGTATCACTATATTCAATCATGGCATGTTGATTACCATTATATGCATTTGCATCTGAACTTATCCAGTTCAAATCATCG contains:
- a CDS encoding T9SS-dependent choice-of-anchor J family protein; translation: MEEYEVYFSDYTGTDEYIAFKGVYSNTYGDIALDNITIDDLQSCADPSDVNANEITQTSALMEWTENGDATQWRIEYGEMGFTPSGVAMIASDENPYLLQGLDAGTYYDFYVQADCGAGSVSAWIGPYYFSTLCAASTSIPYIENFEEVILPFMPSCNAVENTNNDDLNWISSDANAYNGNQHAMIEYSDTEQMNDWFFSPGIELLGGETYNVNFFYTSSSDAYYENLEVKFGTEPNAASMTSEVIFEDLMFALNNIYQPANASFTPDEDGIYYVGWHGFSEAGNGNILIDDINVDMNETSSGLEAPTNLIGPAEVEHGQDIMLSWETVSTPSANFFEGFEGDFLPEGWSKFNMDGGSGWMQVMVGEDVAGWSGGSITACPDGGQFQAYATWLTGGDPVSDQWLVTPQLTYSEGDTLGFWMGTYRDDYSEHIEIRISTTTPDNPEAFDIVVDIIDLPVGTPIGWIYYYYDLTSIVENGTPIYVAFRENVLDNYNEGNATSLDNISLRKAESKSSVKSLLGYNVYHKLNSNDFEKIGFTNDISFTHNTSDIGVHTYYVTSLYTEGESEPSNEHVVDVVLGVSEELALSTQIYPIPAKDYVNITSEYTMKSVIIYNQTGQKVQEMNVNAADYKVNTSKMVSGIYTILIDTEKGRIHKQLIIE
- a CDS encoding FUSC family protein — its product is MEQKDLHSLSDEELKAEAKKMKSTATINAFIIGFLAGIIVYSVVYSTWGLVTLVPLFIIYKLVNKPNQDKELKALLKERGMK
- a CDS encoding glycoside hydrolase family 47 protein, whose product is MKHLLLTLLSFGILFSSCESQTKIKQNTGVEIDLAEEVKAEFVRSWEGYKKYAWGHDVLLPLSKSYQDWYEESLAISPIDAYSTMKVMGLDEYAEEVENYVIDSISWDKDLYVKTFEVNIRILGGLLAMYEYTGKQEILDKTEEFGQKMLAAFDSPTGMPYYWFNLKTGEAKGSKINVAEAASYMMEMGILSYYTKNPIYYQTAKKANLAVWERVSDINLVAELIDVESGEWKHGTSHICAGIDSYYEYLYKAYLLFGDEDLKPIWEKSIHAINTYLVDESDTSFWYRRVDMHTGEKQTKFMYADNNEIREGGIVTLYDAFFPAVLALSGDIERAEKNQATWDWLWNQYGLEPMIYDYDRAVPTYPVYDLNPEIIESAYYLLHFTGKKIYEDMIEQYWRDIMKYCRTDVAFSSIKDVQTMEKKDYMPTFFFAETMKYFYLTFTLEEGDFNLDDHIFTTEAHPFKRSSFDIEEAQVRLGF
- a CDS encoding AraC family transcriptional regulator → MPTNHFKLNTFLDHEEEVFHVARTTINSKNDLQLHRHGFCEIFWVKEGSCIHLVNKQELPLEKGCLCLIRPEDQHTFKLNKSQESMVITNIAFFQDSLDYFKDRYFRNSSNYFWSEDQQPFTIQLDSDQLNELSAITDRLIGQARNSLHLDYLMIQVFRMINCLEESQNHIPAWLAYALENYNTPNRFKKGVQGFVELTERSVDHVNRILKEHLKQTLSETVIKARLQYASQQLIMTNSSIKSICYDCGFESVSYFYRLFKKHMHQTPVEYRGKNRKIF
- a CDS encoding GEVED domain-containing protein, giving the protein MKQLIYKLNLITLAVLFAFNASAQTYSQVYEGRTPSKTTEINQKFHSDWGKGVKDILFSEDFSNNGFNNWTATGDAANQWTNSSTNYVGEEAPELILVGYPDFTGTTKFVSPVINTSGFAAAGLSFVHRVDPMGTSQFWVGVETTSDGGQTWNEVWTHEHASMETYLANEVINIDNGDMGSENFQFCFVFSENSESLMGWLIDDITLGDPLQYDVTPINIDGLDYVYNGNDALISTEVNNNGSETVSFDVKLEIDNGTNIVFTSIKEVSNLEFGGSANINFDAWLAETGEYTATVTTLLDGDESPSNDVIYQEFTVYESTIYCIPSADCSLGDGISGFAFADMENYNNGCSDGGYGDFTSLQASVEIGETYTASFISDYSTQVLSIWVDFNQDFTFQSTELILADFLIESSGTVYEVDIPIPGYALPGSTTMRVGARFSAVSSPDPCATFLYGEWEDYSIEITGESINLDASVISIDMETIIEPGDLIPVATFQNKGIQPISFPVTCSIEGSSYTSTKEVTELGYGETIQIEFDVWNAATGSYTIEVSSDLDGDEVVENNTLSHDVIIAPWVPEKMVVGEEGTGTWCGWCIRGHVLMDSLKMKYPDTWIGIAVHNGDPMLVPEYDEGLGAYVVGYPSGAINRDIVVDPLDFEAAYLAEIEKVAPASIIIEDKVFNEESRELTFTLTSEFIVSASNYRFNAVIMENEVTGTGAGWDQANYYSEGAVVMGGYENLPNPVPAEDMIYQDVARAILGGFEGEESSLPGIINAGETHSWEFSTIIDEEWDIDHIEVVGMLLDYNTGEIMNATKNHLLVTSVSGLKTIDDITIYPNPAKDKINIANMERGDIHIYTLNGVLVKSIFDVEGDININIAEISSGIYFVKAILNKQTITKKLVIE